From Brassica napus cultivar Da-Ae unplaced genomic scaffold, Da-Ae ScsIHWf_2606;HRSCAF=3355, whole genome shotgun sequence, one genomic window encodes:
- the LOC125601546 gene encoding uncharacterized protein LOC125601546, with translation MPKRQKKQSERGDSSVQTARLSTKGKFRKTDRSHPANREITQQWDIHDDDFYEQMRGVEICPSRFAHRDTTDALGITEDIEALFEKIGLGYIFDLHCDCYADLTRQFLASARLYHPDEDNPVADKAMFSFIVNRQFHSMTIFQLCDVFGFGKGRQSCVPDFPEHNDFWTFIASGNFISREAKQARIRSPVLRYAVRVISSVIYGKTEPAAVTKDELALLFIGAGHLWPQGADITYVSGKDINIGAVIAEKLAYFKVSDTKRCGFGAVITQILRHCGVFLPPVDRVVDKKGMYQNFFDMRALISSHYLTGPWRGSIDKSAPHIYQFQNQQGREQFVKLPDTAITELTDPGAIIFLPPPASLCTRPATLKKKGVASSSTHQQTPHDDIEEEPEDEESLFPTDFTPYMLPPAPPATASAAEINAWSIKSHQTNNSILLKMWKGICNIKKGCASQPAVSGDSDDDSGAHDTAAGPEAAEDSDDDGALERRSKRRTDRNA, from the coding sequence ATGCCTAAGAGACAGAAGAAGCAGAGTGAGCGTGGGGATTCCTCGGTACAGACTGCTAGGCTCAGCACAAAGGGCAAGTTCCGAAAGACGGATAGGTCTCATCCTGCGAATCGAGAGATAACCCAGCAGTGGGATATACATGATGATGATTTCTATGAGCAGATGAGGGGAGTGGAAATATGTCCGTCGCGCTTCGCTCACAGAGACACTACAGATGCATTGGGGATAACCGAGGATATTGAAGCCTTGTTCGAGAAGATTGGCCTGGGATACATCTTCGATCTTCACTGTGATTGCTATGCTGACTTGACCAGGCAGTTCCTCGCATCAGCCCGCCTCTACCATCCTGACGAGGACAACCCAGTTGCTGATAAGGCGATGTTCTCCTTCATTGTGAACAGGCAGTTCCACTCCATGACCATCTTTCAGCTGTGCGACGTCTTTGGGTTCGGGAAAGGACGTCAATCTTGTGTTCCTGACTTCCCGGAACACAATGATTTCTGGACATTCATCGCTTCAGGAAACTTCATCTCTCGAGAGGCCAAGCAAGCGAGAATACGTAGCCCTGTTCTGCGATATGCAGTGAGAGTGATCAGCAGTGTTATCTATGGGAAGACGGAACCCGCTGCAGTGACAAAAGATGAGCTAGCTCTTCTGTTCATCGGGGCTGGACACCTATGGCCTCAAGGCGCGGACATTACCTATGTTAGCGGGAAGGACATAAACATAGGAGCTGTGATCGCGGAGAAGCTTGCGTACTTCAAAGTTTCAGATACGAAGAGATGTGGGTTTGGAGCGGTTATCACACAGATCTTAAGGCATTGTGGAGTGTTTCTTCCACCTGTTGACAGAGTGGTGGATAAGAAGGGGATGTATCAGAACTTTTTCGACATGAGAGCACTCATTAGCAGCCACTACCTCACCGGCCCTTGGCGAGGAAGCATCGACAAGTCCGCCCCTCATATCTACCAGTTCCAGAACCAACAAGGGAGAGAGCAATTTGTCAAGCTACCCGATACCGCCATCACCGAGCTGACTGATCCAGGTGCTATCATATTTCTACCACCGCCTGCATCTCTCTGCACCAGACCCGcgacactgaagaagaaaggagtcgCATCATCATCGACACACCAGCAGACACCACATGATGATATAGAGGAGGAACCTGAAGATGAGGAAAGTCTTTTCCCCACGGATTTCACTCCGTATATGCTGCCACCAGCACCTCCCGCTACTGCATCCGCTGCTGAGATCAACGCTTGGTCGATCAAGAgccatcaaaccaacaactccatACTGCTGAAGATGTGGAAGGGAATCTGCAACATTAAGAAGGGATGCGCATCACAGCCAGCTGTTTCTGGAGATAGCGATGACGACTCAGGCGCTCACGACACCGCTGCTGGACCTGAGGCAGCGGaggactctgatgatgatggagccTTGGAGAGGCGCTCCAAGAGGCGTACTGACCGCAACGCCTGA